The stretch of DNA TCACCGACCTGGATTTCGTCGACGGCGCGGGACGATCGTTTCTGTGGTCATCGATCTACACCCATCATCCGATCAAAGCCGATGTGGCGATCCGACCATCAGACGAATTGACGAAGATGATCCAGACCGATTCGGATCATCGAACTCAATCGATCAGTTATCCGTTTGGATACCCCGGAAAGGTTTTCGGCGGAATTCAATTGGTCGGCGAAAACGGTAGCCTGCTGCCTTACGAAGTGATCCCGGCAAATGGCGGTCAACCGAACGATGCAAACAACAACACCAATGGCGCCGAGTCGCTGATCGAACAGGTGACGATCGCGCCACGAAGTAGCAAGTCGATCGCGTCGAAGCAGTACTTTGCTGCGGACACCTCCGGTGCGACCCCGGTCATTCGACGTCCAGGAAGCGATCTACTGCGTGGCGATTTCGTTAACCCGCTGACGGTGGACTTGATCGACGCCGTCTTGATCTATCGCAACACCGTCTATTTGTTGCCGACACGTGTGCCCGCCGGCAAACCCGTCAAATCAATCGAAAATGTTCGTCAACGGAACTTTCGCTGGCGACTGACACGCAAAGTTTCGCTGGAAGACAGCGCGACCGAATCAACACCGTGGTCTCCCGCGGATTTTGGTGACATCGAGCGGGTCGCCGATATGCTGCTGTTTCACCAAGCCGCCGGCGGAAAACTTTACACCGGCTTGCGGCATGACATTTTGGGTGATTTAGATCTCTCCGAAACGCTGCTGGACAACCGCTGCATTCTAGTTGCCAAGACCGAACAGCCACTTGTCCAAATGAACCTTGTTGACCGATCGACAGAGGAACCACGCCCGATCGCATCGGTCGAGACCGAGAAAGTGTTATCCATGGTACGTGTCGTATTGCCCGTTCGCTCGACATTGCTGACCCCGTGAGTTTGAAATCGTGATCAAGACCGTCGACCTAACAAAGAAATATGGCGATGCGTTCGCCATCAAAAGCATCGACTTGGATCTGCAACCGGGTGACCTGTTTGGCTTCATCGGCCCCAACGGTGCTGGGAAGACGACCACGATGCGAATTATCGCAACGCTACTAGAACCGACCCATGGCGAGGCTTACGTGTGCGACCATTCGGTCCACACCGCTCCCAAGGAAATCCGCCGTTTGGTCGGATACATGCCCGACTTTTTTGGCGTCTATGACGACATGACCGTCGTCGAATACCTGGAATTCTTTGCCGCCGCGTATCGGATCAACGGCCAAGATCGCAAGAATCGCGTCGACGAGATGCTGGAAATCGTTGACTTGGATTTCAAACGAGATGCCTTCGCCAACACGCTGTCCCGAGGGCAAACCCAACGCTTGGGACTCGCCCGCACGTTGCTTCATGATCCGCAAGTCCTGTTGCTTGATGAACCGCTCAGTGGTCTCGATCCACGGGCCCGGATCGAAATGCGCAACCTGCTTCGTAAACTCGGCGAGATGGGAAAAACGATCATTGTCAGTAGTCACATCCTCCCCGAACTGGCGGACGTTTGTAACAAAGTCGGTATTATCGATCGTGGCGAATTGAAACAGAACGCCGAAGTCACCGAAGTGATCCGTATGGTTCGCGAACACACGGTTTTGGTCGTCACACCGAATCGCCCCGACGAAATGCAACGTATCATTGATCAGTTGATCGGGCACCACAAAGTCCAGGACTGCGAACCTGGCGATGCAAGCGTCCGCGTTGTCCTGAAGCCTGACGTCGATGACTACAGCGACCTCCCCCAACTGCTGATCGAAAACGGGATTGCGTTGCGTGGTTTCACCGAAGAGGAACTCGACCTTGAATCCGCCTTCATGGCCCTCACCAAAGGGACCAGCACCCGGATGTAGGGATGCGGCGAACGAAATCACAATCAAGCCGGATGGATGATGTCAGAAAAATGGTTCATCAAAACAAAAAGCGGAAAACGCGGGCCATACACGATCGAACAGCTACAACGCTACGTTGACGCCGGTGCGATTCGCCCGAACGCCGGGATCGGCGACGGCGAACATGAATG from Roseiconus lacunae encodes:
- a CDS encoding ABC transporter ATP-binding protein; this encodes MIKTVDLTKKYGDAFAIKSIDLDLQPGDLFGFIGPNGAGKTTTMRIIATLLEPTHGEAYVCDHSVHTAPKEIRRLVGYMPDFFGVYDDMTVVEYLEFFAAAYRINGQDRKNRVDEMLEIVDLDFKRDAFANTLSRGQTQRLGLARTLLHDPQVLLLDEPLSGLDPRARIEMRNLLRKLGEMGKTIIVSSHILPELADVCNKVGIIDRGELKQNAEVTEVIRMVREHTVLVVTPNRPDEMQRIIDQLIGHHKVQDCEPGDASVRVVLKPDVDDYSDLPQLLIENGIALRGFTEEELDLESAFMALTKGTSTRM